GCTTCTCTGTGGTGAATACAGTGGTAAAAATAACTAACATGCTAGTTGGCCACATGCAACTCACCAATCATGTCAAGATGTGCTGGCTGGACTTCTTTTACTCtatccttccacctccctgtgATTCTCTTCTCCTATTACTCTATCACCTTTCACCTTACTTGTTCAGCACTTCTGTCAGCTTTTCCTGCTCTCATTCATCTTAAATCTACTCGCAaaaattccctccctccattaggTGTTGGTCAGACATCACtctaccttttcctctcatcattcaCAGGCAATATTTTTACTGCTTCCCTGACACTGGTGGTGACAATTCTTCATCTGCTTGCATCACTCAAGTATGctcatcattatccttcttaaatataaatatttccaGTCACTAACTGTCACTGAAAGCATAGCCCTAACATTCTTCCTCCAATTTAATTTCTTTGAAGTGCACCACACAACTACACCTTAAActacacacagtggaacctcggttcgtGAACATTCCTATTTATGAACAAATcacttcatgaatattttttaagaatttttgcCATGGTTCTTGAacagtgtttctgtgtgtgaatGCACAAACACCCTGCAGACCCCCTCAGctggcaagcacacacacacttgtgttTTGGCATGCCTGCCGTGAACATTGTGATTATCACACACTGGCAAGTCACCCAAGTCAGGTGCCTTCCCAGCTGTTGGAGAGGAGCTAGACCTGGATCTCCTTTACCCCATTCCACCTCTAGTAAATTGCATGCCTTCTTATTTAGCCTGcctctttttactttactttcagGATGgttataaagatgataatgattggAGAGAAAAGACACCATCTCGCCTTGCACCAAACATGCACTGGCTGGAAGGAAATATTGGAGCAAGACTGTAAAGGAGGGATTTTTCTGCATAACAGTATGTGCTCTGTTGTCCAATTACATTTCACCTCATGTCCCATTGTCTGGATGCCCAAAGAAAGAGTGCATCTGTTAGACAGGTTTATAAGACGTGAGGTTGTCAAGAATTCCTGGATCACAGACACAAGGTAGAATTTGGAAAGCATGTGCTGTCATGAGTAGTGCAACAATCCCCATTTTACATAGACTTTTATGCTCAAATATTTCCTTCCAGCCAACCCATGCCTGGTGCAAGGCAagattttgtcttttcctctcaaaCAACTCTTTCCAACCATTCTGAAAGTTGAAATAGGAAGTGGCAGACTTAATTAATTTATGAAGGCATGTGATTTAGAGATGGAGTAAGGTAAGGGCTCCCAGGTCAAACAGCTGGGAAGGCACCTGACCTTCATATCAGTGACATGATATAGCCTGATGTCCAAGAAACTTACACCTTTCTGTGGTTACTGTAACTTCAttcttgtcaaaaaaaaaaaataaagaaagaaagaaaaaaataataataataatgcagtttCTGAGGTTGGAATAGATTAattgtattttaattaatttaaatggGAAAACTTGTTTTGGTTTGTGAACTGAGGTTTCTACTGTACATAGATCCCAACAAAGTTCAGAATCCCCTGAATCCCTCCTCTCTACTCTATAGCAGctccttgtctccttgtctATGAAATGACCAGTATTTGATATGTTCCAGCACTGCAAGAAGAGCCTGCCTAAGCCGCCAATACTCCCTGCTGACAGATTTGACCGCAACAGACAGTGCAGAGGCAACTTTAGGCATCAAGactacaggaaggaaggaggctgcAGGGATCAAGGGGAGTACAGAGGTCATGGGAATTATAGGGATCGTGGGAATTACAGGGATCACAGGAGGGAATATTCTGACCACAGGCAAGGGAGGTTTGTCAGTGACCACAGAGATCATGATGACAGCAGAAGGGATAGCGAGAAGAGGAAGTACAGGTCTGAGAAGGAGAGTGATGAGTATGGAAGAAGGAATTACCAGTCCAGCAAATACTACaatgggtggggggggggtgtcatCCTGTTGAGTTTTGTGAATCCAGTGGCTggtatatttatctttcatcagGGACTTCACGCAAGCTTCCACGCCATTAATTCTTTGACCATTACCAAAGGTTACTGACATTTAATTTACATTTaaatgcctgcctgcctgtctgttcatATCTTTCTCTCACAACGTACTCACCATTCACTTGTGAACATTTAGAGTTTtaggaaatatttttgagcaagttccTTCATCACAAGGCAACCAtctactaaaaagaaagaaaaatggaatataTGTTGGCATTTCCTTGATTGCTTTTGGTGTTAGTGTGTGACTTTCCAGAGTGACAATACAAGTGTTATCCCCACTACAAGTCATGCactatatatataacatcactgagtatcttttctctcattttcatataAATGTTTGTAACATTTTCATATAAATGTATGCTAACTTTTATGTGGACTTGCTGTAAGATTTTTTAAAAGTAAAGTATTTTTCCAATTTACGATTATATACTAAAAACCTCCAAGAAAAGTATTTTTCCAATTCACGATTATATACTAAACCTTCACCTCCAAGATAAGACGTGATGGTTCATAACGTGCACAGGAATGGCATCCAACAAAGTAATTGTTGCCAAAGCCTCCAGTAATCCAGAACCTTAAGAAAGTTGCAACCCCCACTTTAGTCTGAAATTTTTATACTGTATGTCTGCATAATTATCAAGTTCATCCCCATGCAGCCTCAGCACACCAAGGCAAGGAGATACCGTGAAGGATTAGACCAAACATTAACACAGGTAAATCTTTAGACTTACACTAAATCTTAAGATGGCAAGGCAACAACTACTTTTTGTTGGATACTGTTGTAATATGTAGTTTTTATTCTCACCCAAACTTTCTGGCATAAATTAAAGATGAATGATGTATAAGGCTGCCAcaatttgtaaagaaaatactgaCTGATGTTAATAATATGGATTTAAgaagtaaatgtaaaataaacctCTGCATGAATGACAAGACTTTTCTGTAGAATGTGTTGGTTAGTGTGGTgatgactgctgctgctgctgctgctaccgctgcaGGTCAAGTGGCTTCTTGGGACTGTGCATCACAGTACTCCTTGATTTCTGAAATAAACATTGAATCATTACTACAGTGTTTAGTGCATCCACTGAAATTCCATCTACTTATGCATCAGTCTGACATTCTCCAAGAGAGGCAGCCAAGACATCTATGTAACGCTTGCTGGGAAAAGTAAGATGTAAAGGGAGCAGGTATCCATTTATTAATTCTTCAAATCTtttgttcatttcttgttcctaAATAAATATCAGCTTGGCAATGGAGAagtaatgaaagtgaaaagtgtTAAAAGGAAAGGGTAACATACATATCTATTCTACATTCATAATCACAGATTTCAAACAAGAGTTCACTGCTTCACCTGCACAAAAAGTAATACAGGTGAGTAGGAGGGAAGACCAGCGAGACTTAGTGATAAAACATGGCCTTGTGCTGATTATTCAGGAAGAGACCAGAGATTAGCACACAAGAAATTAACCAAAAGGACAAAGAATATATGATTACATGAGCAGGGAAAATGGAGGATGGTGATGTGCaacaatgaagggaaaaaaaaaacacatgtttAGAAAGATGTATCATCTCTTCAACATTTCAAACCACTTCTATTTTACATTGCTCCTCTATTTACactttatctcattttccttgacattgtttatggttcttgtgactgCCTGCCTCATTCTGATGTGAAATCCTACCATCAGGGTCAAGTCTGCAGCCATTCTACTTCATTGAGTCTGGAGTCTGGACTCTGTCTGGTATAAATACCACCTCAAAAGTGCCTGCTATCTC
This is a stretch of genomic DNA from Scylla paramamosain isolate STU-SP2022 unplaced genomic scaffold, ASM3559412v1 Contig58, whole genome shotgun sequence. It encodes these proteins:
- the LOC135098370 gene encoding uncharacterized protein LOC135098370; the encoded protein is MVPLDLELLAELEEEATSHYTEEDNQFTEHCKKSLPKPPILPADRFDRNRQCRGNFRHQDYRKEGGCRDQGEYRGHGNYRDRGNYRDHRREYSDHRQGRFVSDHRDHDDSRRDSEKRKYRSEKESDEYGRRNYQSSKYYNGWGGGVILLSFVNPVAGIFIFHQGLHASFHAINSLTITKGY